CATCCGGAAGAGATGAAGATCCGCGGCCTGGGGACCCGGGAAGAGGTCGAGGCCAAGGCCCTGCCGGTCTATCAGGGGCAGACGGTCGAGGTCAAGATCGAAGAGCCGCACGTCTCCAACCTCTGGGACGGCATCGCCAGGATCGACGGTTACGTCATCGACATCGAGGGCGCCGGCAAACGGGTCGGCGAAAAAGTCAAGGTGGAAATCACCAAGGTCTACCGGACCTACGCCAAAGGCCGGGTGGTCTAGAGCCTGCCAACACGAAGGAGACCCAGTCACTTGACCGGGTCTCCTTCTTCTTGCGGAATGGGCTCCCCCCGCTT
The Bacillota bacterium DNA segment above includes these coding regions:
- a CDS encoding TRAM domain-containing protein yields the protein EVHPSVAALLIGAGGVNLKELERNTGKAVYVKGSAECHPEEMKIRGLGTREEVEAKALPVYQGQTVEVKIEEPHVSNLWDGIARIDGYVIDIEGAGKRVGEKVKVEITKVYRTYAKGRVV